The Salminus brasiliensis chromosome 8, fSalBra1.hap2, whole genome shotgun sequence genome has a window encoding:
- the rab20 gene encoding ras-related protein Rab-20 gives MPEETKMKKPDVKVVILGDMNVGKTSLLHRYTERKFKDTISTVGGAFFLKQWGPYNISIWDTAGREQFHGLGSMYCRGAAAVILIYDVTNWQSYVELENRFLSLTDTANADCIFAIVGNKADLTDLSAHASDTQSEQEAESEAEAAPACLPPPDSPLLHKQVNREDAMALYGRVLRYKGLDEKACLPADRTCFETSAKTGYNVDVLFETVFDMVLPSILKKKSDDESSTVDLEAPRTDRKSKNGCCG, from the exons ATGCCCGAAGAGACCAAGATGAAGAAACCAGACGTGAAGGTGGTCATTCTGGGTGACATGAACGTGGGTAAAACCTCTCTGCTCCACAGGTACACGGAGAGGAAGTTCAAGGACACCATCAGCACGGTCGGAGGGGCGTTCTTTCTGAAACAGTGGGGACCTTACAATATCTCCATATGGGACACTGCAG GTCGGGAGCAGTTCCATGGCCTTGGCTCTATGTACTGCCGTGGAGCAGCTGCAGTCATCCTCATCTATGACGTCACCAACTGGCAAAGCTACGTGGAGCTGGAGAACCGCTTCCTTTCCTTAACTGACACTGCCAACGCTGACTGCATCTTTGCCATAGTAGGCAACAAAGCTGACCTGACTGACCTGAGTGCCCATGCTTCTGATACGCAGTCTGAACAGGAGGCTGAATCTGAGGCTGAAGCTGCGCCTGCATGCCTGCCTCCTCCTGACTCTCCCCTGCTGCACAAACAGGTGAACAGAGAGGACGCCATGGCTCTATATGGACGTGTTCTACGCTACAAAGGCCTGGACGAGAAGGCCTGTCTGCCTGCTGACAGAACGTGCTTTGAGACTAGTGCAAAAACAGGGTACAATGTGGATGTGTTGTTTGAGACAGTGTTTGACATGGTGCTGCCCTCCATCCTGAAGAAGAAAAGTGATGATGAGAGCTCCACTGTGGACCTGGAAGCTCCCAGGACAGACAGGAAGAGTAAAAATGGCTGCTGCGGCTAG
- the naxd gene encoding ATP-dependent (S)-NAD(P)H-hydrate dehydratase isoform X3: MPPLLITRAVFIFAESLQSRSTVIERSFSLGRAAHRSMDNVLPLVKNTIPPLTSKKHKGQDGRIGVIGGCQEYTGAPYFAAISALKVGGDLSHVFCTKDAATVIKSYSPELIVHPVLDSPNAVEEVEKWLPRLHSLVVGPGLGREDVILKTAKEVIEKSKSRGIPIVIDADGLWLIAKEPSLIQFYQRGILTPNFMEFSRLYEAMHHEPLDSTDLKGSAQQLSIAMGNVTIVLKGEEDIITDGNRVLTCSQEGSGRRCGGQGDLLSGSLGVFAHWAVSSTPDATKGMNPTLVAAFAATSLTRQCNRQAFERHGRATTTSDMIQEICTAFKKLFES; encoded by the exons ATGCCGCCGCTACTGATAACACGTGCGGTCTTCATTTTCGCTGAATCACTGCAAAGTCGGTCCACTG TCATAGAACGGTCATTCTCCCTGGGAAGGGCAGCGCACAGAAGCATGGATAATGTCCTCCCTCTGGTTAAAAATACCATTCCTCCTCTGACGTCCAAAAAGCACAAGGGCCAAGATGGCCGCATAGGTGTCATTGGAGGATGTCAGGA ATACACTGGAGCTCCGTACTTTGCGGCCATTTCTGCGCTAAAAGTC GGCGGAGATCTGTCTCATGTGTTCTGCACCAAAGATGCTGCTACTGTGATCAAATCCTATAGTCCGGAGCTCATAGTTCATCCTGTGCT AGACAGTCCAAATGCTGTGGAGGAGGTTGAGAAATGGCTGCCCAGACTACATAGTCTGGTGGTGGGTCCTGGTTTAGGGAGGGAAGATGTGATTCTCAAGACTGCCAAG GAGGTCATTGAAAAGTCAAAATCCAGAGGAATCCCCATTGTTATTGATGCA GATGGACTTTGGCTAATTGCCAAGGAGCCATCACTCATCCAGTTTTATCAGCGGGGCATTTTAACACCAAATTTTATGGAGTTCAGTCGTCTGTATGAGGCTATG CACCATGAGCCCCTAGACAGCACAGACCTTAAGGGGAGTGCCCAGCAACTGAGCATTGCGATGGGCAACGTGACCATTGTTTTGAAGGGAGAGGAGGATATCATTACTGATGGCAACAGGG TGCTAACCTGTAGTCAAGAGGGGAGTGGACGTCGATGTGGGGGCCAAGGTGACCTTCTCTCCGGCTCTTTAGGTGTCTTCGCCCACTGGGCAGTCAGCTCAACCCCAGATGCAACCAAAGG TATGAATCCCACGCTCGTGGCTGCATTTGCCGCTACCTCGCTGACCAGGCAATGTAACCGACAAGCCTTTGAGAGGCATGGTCGAGCCACTACCACCTCCGACATGATCCAGGAGATCTGCACTGCCTTCAAAAAGCTATTTGAAAGTTAA
- the naxd gene encoding ATP-dependent (S)-NAD(P)H-hydrate dehydratase isoform X2: protein MEAKLLLCAVTVALSLAVALLYDTVIERSFSLGRAAHRSMDNVLPLVKNTIPPLTSKKHKGQDGRIGVIGGCQEYTGAPYFAAISALKVGGDLSHVFCTKDAATVIKSYSPELIVHPVLDSPNAVEEVEKWLPRLHSLVVGPGLGREDVILKTAKEVIEKSKSRGIPIVIDADGLWLIAKEPSLIQFYQRGILTPNFMEFSRLYEAMHHEPLDSTDLKGSAQQLSIAMGNVTIVLKGEEDIITDGNRVLTCSQEGSGRRCGGQGDLLSGSLGVFAHWAVSSTPDATKGMNPTLVAAFAATSLTRQCNRQAFERHGRATTTSDMIQEICTAFKKLFES, encoded by the exons ATGGAGGCAAAGTTGCTCCTCTGCGCTGTAACTGTAGCCCTGTCTCTTGCTGTAGCCCTCCTGTATGACACAG TCATAGAACGGTCATTCTCCCTGGGAAGGGCAGCGCACAGAAGCATGGATAATGTCCTCCCTCTGGTTAAAAATACCATTCCTCCTCTGACGTCCAAAAAGCACAAGGGCCAAGATGGCCGCATAGGTGTCATTGGAGGATGTCAGGA ATACACTGGAGCTCCGTACTTTGCGGCCATTTCTGCGCTAAAAGTC GGCGGAGATCTGTCTCATGTGTTCTGCACCAAAGATGCTGCTACTGTGATCAAATCCTATAGTCCGGAGCTCATAGTTCATCCTGTGCT AGACAGTCCAAATGCTGTGGAGGAGGTTGAGAAATGGCTGCCCAGACTACATAGTCTGGTGGTGGGTCCTGGTTTAGGGAGGGAAGATGTGATTCTCAAGACTGCCAAG GAGGTCATTGAAAAGTCAAAATCCAGAGGAATCCCCATTGTTATTGATGCA GATGGACTTTGGCTAATTGCCAAGGAGCCATCACTCATCCAGTTTTATCAGCGGGGCATTTTAACACCAAATTTTATGGAGTTCAGTCGTCTGTATGAGGCTATG CACCATGAGCCCCTAGACAGCACAGACCTTAAGGGGAGTGCCCAGCAACTGAGCATTGCGATGGGCAACGTGACCATTGTTTTGAAGGGAGAGGAGGATATCATTACTGATGGCAACAGGG TGCTAACCTGTAGTCAAGAGGGGAGTGGACGTCGATGTGGGGGCCAAGGTGACCTTCTCTCCGGCTCTTTAGGTGTCTTCGCCCACTGGGCAGTCAGCTCAACCCCAGATGCAACCAAAGG TATGAATCCCACGCTCGTGGCTGCATTTGCCGCTACCTCGCTGACCAGGCAATGTAACCGACAAGCCTTTGAGAGGCATGGTCGAGCCACTACCACCTCCGACATGATCCAGGAGATCTGCACTGCCTTCAAAAAGCTATTTGAAAGTTAA
- the naxd gene encoding ATP-dependent (S)-NAD(P)H-hydrate dehydratase isoform X1 has product MLVNPTRGFHWSDAETRALLNIWGEHDVQTALDGNFRNSHVYRDVAGRLGDMGYDRTPDQCRVRVKSLKRQYFQAKKAAKKNSHYHKMFKFFEEMERILSTRSSTTLDSHDIDNVAVEGDETMDGTEEDGESVDQPQDSDMDGTGECSNVDYPVKIEYPPYPIPVTVGGSNIPPKQTPLQTTTMASSSASRAKRFKKRFTNLSLEKLMEKFLEQSLEAEENFYRLEEQRLQAEDLRRETEHSRELHMLQMLGQMFAGLTRSAATQPPASQPSRHSQTGPHIPPARPFFGNHSHPAFEAEYANSSQQAAPVIERSFSLGRAAHRSMDNVLPLVKNTIPPLTSKKHKGQDGRIGVIGGCQEYTGAPYFAAISALKVGGDLSHVFCTKDAATVIKSYSPELIVHPVLDSPNAVEEVEKWLPRLHSLVVGPGLGREDVILKTAKEVIEKSKSRGIPIVIDADGLWLIAKEPSLIQFYQRGILTPNFMEFSRLYEAMHHEPLDSTDLKGSAQQLSIAMGNVTIVLKGEEDIITDGNRVLTCSQEGSGRRCGGQGDLLSGSLGVFAHWAVSSTPDATKGMNPTLVAAFAATSLTRQCNRQAFERHGRATTTSDMIQEICTAFKKLFES; this is encoded by the exons ATGCTGGTGAATCCAACGCGAGGTTTCCACTGGTCCGACGCGGAGACGAGAGCACTGCTGAACATTTGGGGGGAGCATGACGTCCAAACAGCGCTCGATGGAAACTTTCGGAACAGTCACGTTTACCGCGACGTAGCGGGTCGTTTAGGGGATATGGGCTACGATCGGACCCCGGACCAGTGCAGAGTGCGGGTGAAGAGCCTGAAAAGGCAGTACTTCCAAGCGAAAAAGGCCGCGAAGAAAAACAGCCACTATCACAAGATGTTTAAGTTCTTCGAGGAGATGGAGAGGATACTGAGCACTAGGTCCTCCACCACGCTGGATTCCCACGACATTGACAATGTCGCTGTGGAAGGAGATGAGACGATGGACGGCACCGAAGAAGATGGTGAGAGTGTGGACCAGCCCCAAGACTCGGACATGGATGGCACTGGAGAATGTTCCAACGTTGACTACCCTGTGAAGATCGAGTACCCTCCCTACCCCATCCCAGTGACAGTTGGGGGCAGCA ATATACCACCAAAGCAGACCCCCTTACAGACCACCACCATGGCGTCCTCTTCAGCAAGCAGAGCGAAACGGTTCAAAAAGCGCTTCACGAATCTGTCACTGGAAAAGCTGATGGAAAAGTTTCTGGAGCAGAGTTTAGAGGCAGAAGAGAATTTTTATAGACTGGAGGAGCAGCGGCTTCAAGCTGAGGACCTTCGAAGGGAGACAGAACACTCTAGAGAACTGCATATGCTGCAGATGCTGGGCCAGATGTTTGCTGGTCTCACCAGATCTGCAGCTACACAGCCACCTGCTTCCCAGCCCTCACGTCACTCGCAGACTGGTCCTCATATACCTCCTGCACGCCCTTTCTTTGGCAACCATAGCCATCCAGCATTTGAGGCTGAGTATGCCAACAGCAGTCAGCAAGCTGCTCCAG TCATAGAACGGTCATTCTCCCTGGGAAGGGCAGCGCACAGAAGCATGGATAATGTCCTCCCTCTGGTTAAAAATACCATTCCTCCTCTGACGTCCAAAAAGCACAAGGGCCAAGATGGCCGCATAGGTGTCATTGGAGGATGTCAGGA ATACACTGGAGCTCCGTACTTTGCGGCCATTTCTGCGCTAAAAGTC GGCGGAGATCTGTCTCATGTGTTCTGCACCAAAGATGCTGCTACTGTGATCAAATCCTATAGTCCGGAGCTCATAGTTCATCCTGTGCT AGACAGTCCAAATGCTGTGGAGGAGGTTGAGAAATGGCTGCCCAGACTACATAGTCTGGTGGTGGGTCCTGGTTTAGGGAGGGAAGATGTGATTCTCAAGACTGCCAAG GAGGTCATTGAAAAGTCAAAATCCAGAGGAATCCCCATTGTTATTGATGCA GATGGACTTTGGCTAATTGCCAAGGAGCCATCACTCATCCAGTTTTATCAGCGGGGCATTTTAACACCAAATTTTATGGAGTTCAGTCGTCTGTATGAGGCTATG CACCATGAGCCCCTAGACAGCACAGACCTTAAGGGGAGTGCCCAGCAACTGAGCATTGCGATGGGCAACGTGACCATTGTTTTGAAGGGAGAGGAGGATATCATTACTGATGGCAACAGGG TGCTAACCTGTAGTCAAGAGGGGAGTGGACGTCGATGTGGGGGCCAAGGTGACCTTCTCTCCGGCTCTTTAGGTGTCTTCGCCCACTGGGCAGTCAGCTCAACCCCAGATGCAACCAAAGG TATGAATCCCACGCTCGTGGCTGCATTTGCCGCTACCTCGCTGACCAGGCAATGTAACCGACAAGCCTTTGAGAGGCATGGTCGAGCCACTACCACCTCCGACATGATCCAGGAGATCTGCACTGCCTTCAAAAAGCTATTTGAAAGTTAA
- the eaf2 gene encoding ELL-associated factor 2: MNGTAYSNFDNQEHVLKLGETFEKQPKSAFHTVRYDFKPASIDTTCEGDLEVGKGEQVTITLPNLEGSTAPVTVFKGSKRPYMKECILIVNHDTGEYRLEKLSSNIAVKKTRAEGSSKIQSRLEQQTSRLSQQMKSGNGGKVSANSKSSPPKEKMSPASPMDDIERELMAEARVMDQMSSGDSSSDSHSSSSSSSEDSSSSSDSENETRPSSGGPRTGSAPTHSMPILTSQERMEEGGGHLMNTLKNDLQLSESGSESDDD; encoded by the exons ATGAATGGAACAGCATACTCAAACTTTGACAATCAGGAACATGTTCTCAAATTAGGAGAAACTTTTGAGAAACAACCAAAAAGTGCCTTCCATACGGTACGAT atGATTTCAAGCCTGCCTCCATAGACACTACATGTGAGGGAGATCTAGAGGTGGGCAAGGGAGAACAGGTCACTATAACACTGCCTAACTTGGAG GGATCTACTGCTCCAGTCACTGTGTTTAAAGGGTCTAAAAGGCCGTACATGAAGGAGTGCATTCTTATTGTAAACCATGACACAGGAGAGTATCGTCTGGAGAAGCTTAGTAGTAATATTGCAGTCAAAAAGACAAG GGCGGAGGGCAGCAGTAAGATCCAGTCACGACTGGAGCAGCAGACCAGTAGGCTCAGTCAGCAAATGAAGAGTGGCAATGGAGGGAAGGTTTCAGCCAACTCCAAGAGTTCCCCTCCTAAAGAGAAGATGTCTCCTGCATCTCCAATGGATGACATTGAGAGGG AGCTGATGGCTGAGGCACGAGTGATGGATCAGATGAGCAGTGGCGACAGCTCCTCAGACTCGCACAGCTCCTCATCGTCCAGCAGTGAGGACAGCTCCAGCAGCAGCGACTCTGAGAATGAAACGCGTCCTTCATCAGGCGGACCCCGCACTGGGTCTGCCCCAACCCACAGCATGCCCATCCTCACCTCTCAAGAGCGcatggaggaggggggtgggcaCCTCATGAACACGCTCA AAAATGATCTTCAGCTGAGTGAATCTGGCAGTGAGAGCGATGATGACTAA
- the cyp27a3 gene encoding cytochrome P450 gives MFCKSLVRSLQLVGKREHQVGLKCGPSVLASVRERRRSSSSTVVNGDKIKTMEDLGGPSFLTSLYWLFGKGYFQITHQMQIEHSKIYGPLWKSKYGPLVIVNVASAELIEQVLRQEGRHPIRTDMPHWRTYRELRKQAYGPLTEIGAEWQRIRSILNPRMLKPKHVSSYTNAINEVVSDFIEKVAWLRTTKGNGVIVHDLAGELYKFAFEGICSVLFETRMGCLKEVVPEETQKFIFSVGEMFRLSPIIVLFPKSSWPYMPFWKQFVASWDHLFKVADDLVQKKMSEIQEKLNKGLPIEGEYLTHLLVSEQLSPTEVLGSITELLLAGVDTTSNTISWALYHLAREPEIQQRLYEEVISVCPGDKVTSSEDISKMPWLKAVVRETLRLYPVVPGNARVVADSEIVVGGHLFPKNTLFHLCHYAVSYDEKIFPEPHVFSPQRWLRGEKQLSQHPFGSVPFGFGIRACLGRRLAELEMYLLLSRLIKHYEVRPDPTGKSVKPITRTLLVPATSIDLQFIDRQLE, from the exons ATGTTCTGCAAGTCGCTCGTGAGAAGTCTGCAGCTCGTCGGGAAGCGAGAACATCAGGTCGGGCTGAAATGCGGACCCTCCGTTTTAGCGAGCGTGCGCGAGCGGCGCCGGTCGTCTTCCTCCACAGTCGTGAATGGGGATAAGATTAAGACTATGGAGGACCTGGGCGGACCCAGCTTCCTCACCTCCTTATACTGGCTTTTTGGGAAAGGGTACTTCCAGATAACTCACCAAATGCAG ATTGAGCACAGCAAAATCTATGGGCCACTGTGGAAGTCCAAGTATGGTCCACTGGTAATTGTGAACGTGGCCAGCGCAGAGCTGATAGAGCAGGTCCTGAGGCAGGAAGGCCGGCACCCCATTCGCACTGACATGCCCCACTGGAGGACCTACCGAGAACTCCGCAAGCAAGCCTACGGCCCTCTCACAGA AATAGGAGCCGAATGGCAGCGAATCAGAAGCATCCTAAACCCGCGTATGTTGAAGCCCAAACATGTGTCCTCCTACACTAACGCCATCAATGAGGTGGTGAGTGACTTCATAGAGAAGGTGGCTTGGCTTAGGACTACAAAAGGCAATGGCGTAATTGTGCATGACCTAGCTGGAGAACTCTACAAGTTTGCTTTTGAAG GAATATGCTCAGTGCTGTTTGAGACACGGATGGGCTGTTTGAAAGAGGTGGTTCCAGAAGAAACACAGAAGTTCATCTTTTCTGTTGGGGAGATGTTCCGTCTTTCACCCATCATTGTCCTCTTCCCCAAGTCTTCTTGGCCCTATATGCCATTTTGGAAGCAGTTTGTGGCTTCATGGGACCACCTATTCAAAGTTG CGGATGATCTAGTTCAGAAAAAGATGTCAGAGATTCAGGAGAAGTTGAATAAGGGACTGCCAATAGAGGGAGAATACCTCACTCACCTGCTGGTCAGCGAACAGCTGTCCCCCACAGAAGTGCTGGGAAGCATCACTGAGCTGCTGCTGGCTGGAGTCGACACT ACTTCCAACACGATCTCCTGGGCTCTGTACCACTTGGCCCGAGAGCCAGAAATCCAGCAGAGGCTATACGAGGAAGTGATTAGTGTTTGCCCAGGTGACAAAGTGACTTCTAGCGAAGATATCAGCAAGATGCCTTGGCTAAAGGCTGTTGTTAGAGAGACCCTTCG CCTGTACCCTGTGGTACCTGGGAATGCTCGCGTTGTTGCTGACAGTGAAATAGTGGTGGGAGGTCACCTCTTCCCTAAAAAT ACTCTGTTCCACTTGTGCCACTATGCAGTGTCCTATGATGAGAAGATATTTCCTGAGCCTCATGTTTTCTCACCTCAGCGCTGGCTGCGGGGAGAGAAGCAGTTAAGCCAGCATCCTTTCGGCTCAGTTCCTTTTGGCTTTGGCATCCGTGCTTGTCTGGGCCGCAGACTAGCTGAACTGGAGATGTACCTCCTCTTGTCTCGG